In Suttonella indologenes, one genomic interval encodes:
- a CDS encoding barstar family protein → MSRSPAIQYRSSKEQAPAQAIELNIGSSVDKNRILTALGEACRFPDYYNSKSWDAAWDCLQDSEIEHLVLDLHGVDQLNKTALKEFISLIVDAYDAWQQPQLWIIQDKDKKG, encoded by the coding sequence ATGAGCCGCAGTCCCGCCATTCAATACCGCAGCAGCAAAGAGCAAGCGCCAGCCCAAGCGATCGAACTGAACATCGGGTCGAGTGTAGACAAAAACCGCATTCTGACCGCATTGGGCGAAGCCTGCCGTTTTCCCGATTACTACAATAGCAAAAGTTGGGATGCCGCTTGGGACTGTCTGCAAGACAGCGAAATAGAGCATCTGGTTTTGGATTTGCACGGCGTCGACCAACTGAACAAAACGGCGCTAAAAGAATTCATCAGCCTGATTGTCGATGCCTACGACGCTTGGCAGCAGCCGCAACTGTGGATTATTCAAGACAAAGATAAAAAAGGCTAA
- a CDS encoding DNA ligase: MRTILIPLYATSFALGMGLLTPATAQPAQQAGIASPLMLAQSYRQQSVNGWLASEKLDGVRAYWDGRHLYSRKGNIFDAPADFLAQLPPFPLDGELYLGRGRFQETLSRLRNKQWQDIRYHIFDVPQAGGGLNARLQTFTDWLEGQPQNQLRLIEQIPIRDIAHAEALRANIEDAGGEGLILRAPEAPYLATRSEFMLKLKSHDDAECRVLAHLEGQGRHQGRLGALLCRLDDGRIIRIGSGFSDAQRQSPPPIGSRITFRFRGYTDKGLPRFATFWRIREE, encoded by the coding sequence ATGCGCACAATCCTCATACCTTTATATGCGACAAGTTTTGCACTCGGCATGGGATTATTGACGCCGGCGACGGCGCAACCAGCGCAGCAAGCCGGTATTGCATCGCCCCTCATGCTGGCGCAGAGTTACCGTCAACAAAGCGTAAACGGCTGGCTTGCCAGCGAGAAATTAGACGGCGTGCGCGCCTATTGGGACGGCAGACATCTGTATTCGCGCAAAGGCAACATTTTTGACGCACCTGCCGATTTTCTTGCACAACTGCCGCCCTTCCCTTTGGACGGTGAACTTTATCTCGGACGCGGACGCTTTCAAGAAACCCTCAGCCGACTGCGCAATAAGCAATGGCAGGACATTCGCTACCACATCTTCGACGTACCGCAGGCAGGCGGCGGTTTGAATGCCAGACTTCAAACCTTTACCGACTGGCTGGAAGGACAGCCGCAAAATCAACTGCGGCTAATTGAACAAATCCCGATTCGCGACATTGCCCATGCCGAAGCATTAAGAGCCAACATCGAAGACGCAGGCGGCGAAGGCTTAATCTTGCGCGCGCCCGAAGCGCCCTATCTCGCCACGCGCAGCGAATTCATGCTCAAGCTCAAAAGCCATGACGACGCCGAATGCCGCGTATTAGCGCATCTCGAAGGACAAGGTAGACATCAGGGACGCTTGGGTGCGCTGCTCTGCCGCCTGGACGACGGCAGAATCATCCGCATCGGCAGCGGCTTTTCAGACGCCCAACGCCAATCGCCGCCACCGATTGGCAGCCGTATCACTTTCCGCTTTCGCGGCTATACCGACAAAGGATTGCCGCGCTTTGCTACCTTTTGGCGCATCCGTGAAGAATAA
- a CDS encoding ribonuclease domain-containing protein — protein sequence MIILLILGSIFGVNFFTLSDESELSHSSFAHTQDPELRRSLARIEAGGPFPYPEHDGKVFYNREGLLPRKEQGYYREYTVPTPEAHDRGTRRIVTGGNPPEVYYYTEDHYRSFRQLEK from the coding sequence ATCATTATCCTGCTGATTCTCGGCAGTATTTTTGGCGTGAATTTTTTCACCCTCAGCGATGAAAGCGAGCTAAGCCACAGCAGCTTCGCCCATACCCAAGACCCCGAACTCAGACGCAGTTTGGCGCGCATTGAAGCCGGCGGCCCTTTCCCTTATCCCGAACATGACGGCAAAGTCTTTTACAATCGCGAAGGGCTGCTGCCGCGCAAAGAACAAGGCTATTATCGCGAATACACGGTGCCGACGCCCGAAGCGCACGATCGCGGCACCCGTCGCATCGTAACAGGAGGTAATCCGCCCGAAGTGTATTACTACACCGAAGACCATTACCGCAGTTTCCGTCAATTGGAGAAATGA